One segment of Oscillospiraceae bacterium MB08-C2-2 DNA contains the following:
- the dprA gene encoding DNA-processing protein DprA, producing the protein MTNQAYWVWFQLVFGIGTRRAELFLHYFSHPGEILDGLRSGGQVTAMLTAKERSLSVLCQEKAENICARTLKKGCDIITPDHPLYPSRLRYIYSHPAALYVKGDLSCLADSLCIGMVGTRKHSAYGERAAWEISRGLAASGAVIVSGLAKGIDTICHSAALEAGGKTIGVLGCGIDVDYPKGSGVLKRAMSQNGAVVTEYPLGMPPISPHFPVRNRLVSGMSHGVVVVEANLRSGSLITANHALEQGRDVFAVPGDIFSGCSKGCNKLIGEGARIVTTAADVWAEYKEFTAEKPVEHMYKFEQMGFSINNAPANEEMPLSQKQPLPLPQELGESARLIYEQIHSDPVSIDEIAAQVDLEIGIILSALTELEIYGLIQGYPGRRFSLV; encoded by the coding sequence ATGACCAATCAGGCATACTGGGTTTGGTTTCAGCTTGTATTCGGGATTGGAACCCGGCGAGCCGAGCTTTTTCTTCACTATTTTAGTCATCCCGGCGAAATTTTGGATGGCCTTCGCTCAGGTGGTCAAGTCACCGCTATGCTCACCGCAAAGGAACGCTCTCTTTCTGTGCTCTGCCAAGAAAAAGCGGAAAACATCTGTGCCCGCACCCTGAAAAAAGGCTGCGACATCATCACGCCGGATCACCCTCTTTATCCCAGCCGGCTGCGGTATATTTATTCCCATCCTGCGGCGTTGTATGTCAAGGGAGATTTGAGCTGCTTGGCTGATTCCCTTTGCATCGGCATGGTGGGAACCCGCAAGCACAGTGCCTACGGTGAACGGGCCGCCTGGGAAATCAGTCGGGGGCTGGCCGCCAGCGGCGCGGTGATTGTCAGCGGATTGGCCAAAGGAATTGATACCATTTGCCACAGTGCTGCACTGGAGGCTGGCGGAAAAACCATTGGTGTGCTGGGCTGCGGCATTGATGTGGATTATCCCAAGGGGAGTGGAGTCCTGAAAAGGGCTATGAGCCAAAATGGTGCGGTGGTTACCGAATATCCACTGGGAATGCCGCCTATATCGCCTCATTTCCCTGTACGAAATCGTTTGGTTTCCGGCATGTCCCACGGTGTGGTGGTGGTTGAAGCAAATTTGCGCAGCGGTTCTTTGATTACCGCCAATCACGCATTGGAGCAGGGCCGGGATGTTTTTGCTGTTCCCGGTGATATTTTTTCCGGCTGCTCCAAGGGCTGCAACAAGCTCATTGGCGAAGGTGCCCGAATCGTGACCACGGCAGCGGATGTTTGGGCGGAATATAAGGAGTTCACAGCCGAAAAACCTGTGGAGCATATGTATAAATTCGAGCAAATGGGGTTTTCTATTAACAATGCACCTGCAAACGAAGAAATGCCGCTGTCTCAAAAGCAGCCATTGCCTTTGCCGCAGGAGCTGGGCGAATCGGCTCGTTTGATCTATGAGCAGATTCACAGCGACCCGGTGAGCATAGACGAAATCGCCGCACAGGTGGATTTGGAAATAGGAATCATTCTGTCGGCATTGACGGAACTTGAAATTTATGGTTTAATTCAGGGGTATCCCGGCAGACGGTTTTCCCTTGTCTGA